GAGCTGCACCAAGGAGTGGGAACCGGACTTCCCGACCTTTCGCTGTCCGTTTTGCATGGATAGTAAGGTGACCGTGTTGAGCGGCGAGGAGTTCATGGTCGAATCACTGGAAGTCGAGGAGGACGAGCCATGCATCGCACCAAAGTAAAGGTTGTCGAGGACGCCCTCGACGCCAACACCACCCTGGCCAACGCCAACCGTTCCGACTTCGACCGCTCCGAGGTGACCGTCGTGAACCTGATGAGCGCACCCGGCGCCGGCAAGACCACGCTTTTGACCAAGGTCCTCGAGGACATGAAGGGCGTCCGCGTCGGGGTGCTGGAGGGAGACGTCCAGGGCAGCCTGGACGCCGACCGCCTGGCGCACCTGCACCTGCCGGTCGTGCAGATCCAGACCGACAACGGGTTCGGCGGCGAGTGCCACCTCGACGCCAACATGGTCCGCTCGGCTCTACCCGACCTGCCGCTGGACGACATCGACCTGCTTATCATCGAGAATGTCGGCAATCTGGTCTGCCCGGCCGAGTTCAAGGTGGGCGAGGACATCCGGATCATGGTGTCGTCGGTTACCGAGGGCGAGGACAAGCCGGCCAAGTACCCGCTGATGTTCCGGGCCTGCGAGCTGGTGATCGTCAACAAGATCGACCTGCTGCCCTACCTGGACTACGACCTCGACAAGTTCAACTACTACCTCGACGGGGTCCACCCGGGCGTCAAGCGCATGTTCGTCAGCGCCAAGACCGGTGAAGGCATGGAGGAGCTGCGGGACTACCTGGTGAGCCTGGGCACCCGCGAGACCGCACCCGCCGCCACCTAACAGCTAAACCTGAACATACCGCCTGCAGCCGACCAGGGGCTGCACGTCGTCCTGCTCCTGCTTGCCCTGTTCTGGGCGGGACTTCTGGTGATCCGCTTCATAGCTCCGATGGTGGCCGGAGGCAGTGAGGAGAAGAAGTCGTCGATGAGGCCCAAGATTCTTCTGCCGCTGGCCGTCCTGACCGTGGTCGGGTTCGTGGTCGACCAGTGGATCCACGGCCGTTTTCTCTAGTCGAGGCCGAGAATTCCCTGCAGCTCGGACCAGTGGTTCATGACCGCGTCGGCCTCTTCGCCGTGCGCCTCCTCCGGGGTCCAGGCGTCGTCGTGGATGCCGGTGTAGCGGATCGACCCCATGCCCGCCTGCCGTGCGCCGGCGATGTCGGTGCGCCGGAGGTCTCCGATGTGGACCGCCTCGCCCGGGGCGGCGCCGGTGGCTTCGAGGGCCGCCTCGAAGATCGGCGGGAACGGCTTGGGGGTGCCGACCTCGTCGGAGAAGAAGTAGTGGTCCAGCTTGATGCCGTGGTCGCCCAGGAAGCCGCGCACGAAACGGGCCGGGGTGAAACCCACGTCGCAGACCAGCGCGGTGGCGATGCCGGCATCCCGTACCGCATTGATGGCGTCGACCGCTCCGTCGAGGACGTAGGTGCCGACTCCGCTGGTGGCGCTTTCTATGGCGTGCGCCAGCTCGGCCGCCAGCTCGGCCTCAGCCGACTCACCGCCGGGCGACACGGGGGGGATGCCGAGTCTTCCCAGGATCCAGTCGGCAGCACCCTTGGCGCCGAAGACCCCGCCGTTTCGCCAGGAGATCACATGCTGCTCCCAGGCGTCCTTGATGAGCTGCTCGCTGCGCTCGGCCGAGATCTCCACGCCGCGTTTGGCCGCAATCTCGATTAGAGAATGCTGCCGGTGGAGCATGGTCTTTTCCCAGTTCGTGTCCGAGATCAATGTCGACCAGCAGTCGAAGGTCACGGCCCTGGGCGGTTGCGGAATCGCCATCTGGCCCCAGGTTAGCGCATATAGAGTCGGCTGATGGAACTGTCTCAGGCAGCCGCCGTCGGGGAGCGGCTCCGGCGAAACCGGCTGACCGGCCCGCGGCCCTCCACCGCCGCGCAGGTGGTCGAAGCCCTGTGCGGGGTCCAGGCGCAGGAGCTGCCGGCGGCCCGGCTCTCGCTCCGGCCGCGCGGCGCCGGGCTGACCGACGCCGGAGTCGAGGCCGCCCGGGTGGAGGAGAGGTCGTTCGTCCGGACCTGGGCGATGCGGGGAACCCTGCACCTGGTTGCCTCGGACGACCTGTTCTGGCTGCGCCGGCTGCTCTCGCCGGGAAGCATCCGCGCCAACGAGCGCCGCAGTATCCAGCTGGGTCTCGACGAGAGCACCTACCGGCGAGCCATGGGCCTGATCGACCGGGCGCTGGCCGGCGGGGAGGCCCTCGGCCGGGCGGCATTGAAGGAGGCGTTGGCCCGGGGAGGGGTCGACTCCGGTGGGCAGCGGATGGTTTACCTGCTGGCCAGGGCCACCGCCGAGGGACTGATCTGCGAGGGCCCCTTCGAGGGGCGTTACGCGACCTACGTGCGGGTTCAGGACTGGCTCGGGAGAACGCCGCCCCGGCATTACGACCGTGCGGAGGACCTGAACCGGCTGGTCGTTCGCTTTCTGGACGCCTACGGACCGGCGGCCCCGGAGGATCTGGCGACCTGGTCCGGCCTCCCGGTGTCCGAGTGCAGGACGGCGTTCCGGGACGCCGGACTGACGGCGGTTTCCATCGAAGGCCGCAACCTCTGGGTCACCGGTGAGCCCGGTGGTCCCGAGACGTCGGGCGTACGGCTGCTTCCCGCATTCGACACCTTCCTGCTGGGCTACCGGGACCGGAGCCTGCATCTCGACCCGGCTTACGCCCGGCGGGTCAACCGAGGAGGCGGAATCGTCAAGCCGGTTCTGCTGGTCGACGGCCGGGCGGCCGGGACCTGGCGTCTTGTCCGCAAACCGAAGGGTGCTGCGGTGTCGGTTCAACCGTTCTGGAAACCGGCGAAGAAAGCGGAGCCGCAGATAGAGCGAGAGGCGGAGGACCTGGCCCGGTTTCTCGGGGTGCCGGTGTCGCTTACCGTCGAGCCGGCGCGGGCCTGACCAGCCGGGCCGCCCGCACCATCGCCCAGCCGAAGAGGCCGCCCAGGGTGTTGAAGATCACGTCGTCCAGCTGGGCCACCCGGCCGGCGTTCATGAAGTACTGCGCGACCTCGATGGCGGCGGAGAGGCCGGCCGCAATCAGGGTGACGACCCCCGGCCGGTCCAGGCGCGGCCACCGAACGGGGAGCAGGATCCCGATCGGGACGAACAGCAGGATGTTGGCGCCGAAGGTGGCCACCACCCGGGTGGCGTCAATTTCACCGGTCAGGGCGCTCCACAGCGGGTGGAACGGGATTAGGTCGGTGCGGCCGTCGGAGCCGTAGGGGCGGGCGGTCAGGGTGATGAGAAGAACCCCCAGCAGCGAGCAGGCGAGGGCGACGTTCAGCAAAAGCAGCCTGGGGAGAAGCCTGTCAGATCTTCCTGAGCGCACCAGCAGGGCCCGGTACAACAGGAGGATAAGCAGGCTCGGCACCACCACCAGCAGGAACAGGCTCAGCTGGGGCGAGAAGCGCTGGAAGACCGCGATGCCGTCGAAGGTCAGCTGGTTTCCGACCACCCGAACCAGCCGCTCCAGCGAGTCCACTAAGAGGGGGAGCCCTCCACGGTGAAGCGAACCCGGTCGTTCACCCGTTTGCAGAACGGCGCGTGGTCGTTGGCGACGTACTCCACCTCGAGCTCGTGGTCTCCGGGCGGGACCTGCAGCACCTGTTCGGCGTCGCCGGTCATGGTGGCCAGCCTCCCATCGATCGAGATGTGGAGGTGCCCCTCGTCCTCCTTGTTCTCGGTTGAGGCAAGCGAGGCCACCTTCCCGCCCTCGAGATCCAGCTCCAAAGGCACGTCCTGCGACGTGAAGACCTCCTGGGGCGTGGGACTGGTGATTGCGATGCTGGCCTGCGTGGCCGGCCGGTCCTCGCACGGGATCTGGGCCGGCTCGAACAGGTCGGGCCCGAATATGAAGGCCAGAAACCCGACCATCGCCAGCGCCAGGCCGCCCCGGCGCAGCTTTCGAGTGTCGCCCTTGAACCTCTTGGAGTCGCCGGTGGCGACCATGGCCGCGCCCACACCGGCCAACGCCAGCAGGGTGGCGACCACGGTGATGGCGATCTGCAGCGGGCTCGCCGACCCGCCTGTGATGGGGTGAGCCGCCGCCGGCGAGGCCATGAGCACCACGTACATGGCGGACAGGACCGCCGCCGAAGCGATGCGCTTGACGATCACGAAGAGACCTCCATCTCGGCCGGGAACCGCATGGACTCGCCGGCTTCGGTGGTTGCGGTGACGTCGAATTGGTACCGGCCCTCCTCGAGCGTCACGTCGGACACGAAGTGTCCGGGGCCGAACCGCCGGGTCACCAGCGTGATGCTTTGCTCCTTCGGTGGGACCGAGATCGCCAGGATCTCCTTGACCGCCAGTTCGGTGCCGGAGGTGTCGAAGAAGGTGAGGTGGAGCTCGGACCGGCCCGGCCTGTCGGGCTCGGAGTAGACCTGCAGCTGGCGGCCCTGCGGGTCGGTAAACGAGTAGATGGTCGGCTGGCCTTCCACTCTTGAGGTGTCGGTTGTGATTCCGGTCGCCCGGGTGGAGAACTCCAGCGGGATGTCGAACGAGTTGCTGGAGGTGGTGACCGCCACGGTTGCCTTCCACCGCCCGTCGACCGAGACGTTGGACCCGGAGGCCTCGTACTCGCCGTCCCCCTTCTTCTCCATCTCCACCGACGACTCGCCGACCGCGGGGTTGGACAGCGACGAGAACCTCAGAGTCACCCCGGTCACCCCGTCGAGGGGGTCGCCGGAGCCGGGCTCGACCAGCGATAGCTTGAACCGGTTGGGTCCGGCTGTGCCCGGCTCCACGGTCAGGCCGGCCTCGGCAGTCCGGGCAAAGTCGGTGCCTTCGACCTCCACCAGAGCCGCCTCACCTTCAGCCGCCACAGAGACCGGGGGGACCGAGGTCGACAGCATGCCGGCGATCGCGAGAGTGATGACTGCGACGGCCACCTCCAGGCGGCCGGCCTTCTGAAGGCCGGCCGGCGCGCTGACGGCCTTGGGAATATTGCGGAACCGGTTGAGCGCACCGAGCCCGCCGAGCACGACAATCAAAACGGACTTCGCTATCACCAGCCGGCCGTAGGTGGTCTCGAACAGCGGCTCCCAGCCGTCGACCTCGTTTACCGCCCGGAGCACCCCGGTTGCGGTCACGACGAAGATCGCAAAGCCCGCAACGAACGAAAACCGTTTCGCCGCACGCCGCCGGTCCTCCTCGGGGGACTCGGAGAGGCCGAGGAGCAGGGCGGCCAGGCCGCCGATCCAGATGCCGACGGCGGCGAAGTGAAGCCACTGGATGCCGACCTTGATCGCCACATCCGGCGGTACCGCGGCGTGTCCGGCCGATGCATGCGCCAGCATCCCAGCCAGCGCCCCCGCCCCGGCGACCATCATCCGGGGCCGGTAGTTGTTCCGGTAGAGCAGGTATCCGAGGACGATGAGCAGCAGAGGGGCAGCCCGAAGTCCAAGGGCCCTGCCGGAGGAGCTCCCGAGAAAGACCCCCAGCCCGACGCCGGCCTCCCGGAACTGGAACAAGCCCAATCCCAACGTTCCCGCAGCGGCTGCCAGGAGCCCGAACAGGCTGAGCCTGCCCACCGACCGGTAGCTGTGCCCGAAGGCGAAGAGAGCCATCCAGGCCGCGCCGAGAAGTGAGGCGAGACCGAGGTAGAGGACCCAGCGTGCGGCGGCCGACGGGATCTTGGAGCTGGTCTGCTCCTCAGCATCGGCCGAGATCGCTTCCGGCGGCTCACCGACGCCGAAGGCAAACGCTCCGGCCGACGAATGGCCGTCGACCCGGGACACGGTGCGCCAGGAGACGGTGTACGACCCTTTGGGGAGCGCTTTCAGGTCGACCACCAGCGTGGATTCGTCGCCCTCGGCGAGGCGTGGGGCGCCCTGTTCATAGGAGCCGGAGCCTCCCAGGACCTTGACCGACGAGAGCTTGGTGTCGGGGGGTTCGGTAAAGGTGAGGGTGACCTGGGTTGGAGCTTCCTCCACGGCCGCTCCGCCGGCCGGCGTTGAGGCACTCAAGCTTGCGTGCCCCCACGCCGGGACGGCGGCGAACAGCAGGAGCCAGAACAGCGCTCCTGCAGTCAACGCGGTCCGCAGTAGGAGTTTCATTGGTCGTTAAGCCGCTTTGCTCTTTTTGGCGAAGGCGGCCACCGCGATGATCAAGGCGAGCGCGCCCAAGCCGATCCCGATCATCCCGGTGTTGTCGGAGGAGCCTTCGTCGCCGTTGTCACCGCCCAGCTGCTCGACGCGGGCCGCCAGTTCCCCGGCGGTCGGGTCCTTGGCCGGGAACGATACGTCGGCCGGGTTCTTGGGAGCGTCGAAGGTCTCTTCGCCGGACTTGAAGGTCTGGTCGTAGGGCTGGCCTTTGATCGTGCCGAAGAAGTGGAAGCTGTAGTCGCCGGGGCGGGTGGGCATCAGAGGCGCCCGGTACTCGCCGGGGCTGTTGAATGCCGGCTCGAGCGGCAGCGCAGCGGTCTTCTGGTCGCCGAACAGAACCTCGACCTTCAGTTCGTCGGCGCCGAGGTCGGCAATCGGAGTGTTCCCGTTCGAGAGGCGCAGCTGGACGGCGTTCGGGTACCCGACGTAGGCGGGCTCGGTTGCCCACCCGACTACTGCGCGCACCCCTCCTTCGGTGCGGGTCTCGTGGGCCATCGCCGGTGCGGCGAGGGCCAGGAGGCACAGAGCTGTGATGCATAGGGCAACGATTCGTAGAACCATTGGTTTCATTGGGTTTCCCTTCGAGTTGGATGTGATCGGCTGCCCTGCAGCCGAGACGGCTTCAGCTCGAGAGGGCGGGAGGTCCTCGTGATCGCAGGCCGCCGTTGGGGACGGCGCTGAGGAAGGTGATGCTGCGGACGAGAGGCCGCTCCGGCGAGGTCCGCCGTGCCTGGGGGCCGCCCAGAAGGGCGCCGAGCTTGCGTCCGGCCTTGTGAAGGGCGGTGACCAGCAGTGCACCGAGGGCGGCGACGATGAGCTGCAGGGGGATGCCCAGCAACAGGACGGAGCCGAGGTCGTGGAGGGGGGCGCCGCTCAGCAGGCGCTCGAGCACCTCCTGGCCGGCGAAGCCGAGGGTTTGGATCAGCGCCAGGGCCGCGGCAGTGCCGGCCAGGCTGGGAAGGCGGGACCGGCTCTTCATGGCGCCTGCGGCCAGCCAGTAGAGGGCGGACATAAGCGCCATGGCAGGCCCGAAAGCAAGGAGGTTGTCCAGGTAGCTGTGGCCGGTGATCCCGAGGAGGGCGGTGCGCACTCCATGCGAAGGCGCGAGCTTCAGGTACGTCAGCGAGTGGCCGGCCATGAGGCCGGTCGACGCGACTGCCAGCAGCGCAACGGCTCGAAGTCTTCCCATCGGGATCATTGTCATTCCAGTTTACCTAGGGTGAACAACCTTCTTTGCCGATGATTCGCACCGGCCGGTCAATCGGATGGGTGGCTGGCCTCACCGGTGGGGTCGAACGGCTCGGTCCGGCTCAGGAGGTCCTTCATGCTCGGAGGGTTCGGCTCGAGCATGTTGCCGAGGTCCCGGTGCGGCTTGACCTCCGGGTAGGGCCCGTCGAGGCTGATCTTGTCCGGCGCAGGCGGATCCCGGAGGACGCCCCGGCGCATCGGGTCCATGCAGGCCTCTGCCCAGGTCTCGCGGAGGGCCTGGAGGGTCCGCTTTCCTACGCCCTTACGACGCATGTCACGGTACAGGCGAGCCCCCTCGTCCTGAGCGGTCTCGATGTCCGGAAGCTCGTCGTCGGTCATGCCTTAGGTCTTACCCGTTTCTCCTGAGCTCGTATCGGCGCCCATGGCGTGGTAACCGCCGTCGACGTGGATGAGCTCACCCGTTATTGCGGACGACCAGTCGGAGAAAAGAAACCCGACGGTCTTCGCCACCGGCTCCGGGTCGTCGGGCGCCCAGCCGAGCGGCGCGCGGGTGCCCCAGGCGGTGACCAGCTGGTCGAAGCCGGGGATGCCCTTGGCGGCCGTAGTGGCCAGCGGGCCGGCGGAAACCGTGTTGACCCGGATCCCCTTGGGGCCGAGGTCGCGCGCCAGGTACCGGGTGATCGACTCGAGGCCCGCCTTGCAGACGCCCATCCAGTCGTAGATCGGCCACGCCACGCGGGCGTCGAAGTCGAGGCTGACGATGGATCCGCCCCCGCCCATCAAGGGCAGCAGCCCGGTGGCCATGGACTTCAGCGAGAAGGCGCTGGTCTTGAAGGCCATCTCTACGCTCTCCCAGGGGGTGTTGAGGAACTCTCCGCCCAGGGCGTTCTTAGGAGCAAAGGCCACTGCATGCAGGAACCCGTCGAGACCGCCCCATCTGGCGCCGATCTGCTCGGCCACGTTGGAGATGTCCTCCTCCTTGGTAACGTCGAGCTCCAGGATCTCGGGGGTCTCGGGGAGGCGCCGGGCGCTCATCTCGGTCAGAGCCATGCCCTTGCCGAACCCGGAGAGGACGATCTGGGCCCCCTGCTCCTGAGCCAGCTTCGCCGCGGCGAAGGCAATGCTCTTTTGGGTCAGAACCCCGGTTATCAGGAGGCGCTTGCCCTCGAGCAACATCTAGTTCGAGGAGTCGGAGGAGGGGCGCTCGCTGTAGAAGGCGATCTTCGTGCCGTCCGGCGACCATGCCGCGAAGCGGTCGATGCCGGGGCTGTTGGTGATGCGCCTCTGGTCCGAGCCGTCGGTCTTCATCGTGTAGAGCTCACGGTTGTCGTCCCGGACCGAGTCGAAAGCAATCAGCTGGCCGTCGGGCGAGAACGCAGGGAAGTTGTCGAAACCGTCGCTGGTGGTTAGCCGGATCTGCCGGGAGCCGTCGGCCTCCATGACGTAGACCTCGAAGTTGCCCTCGCCGTCACGCTGGCTGATGAACGCGATCTGGGAGCCGTCGGGTGACCAGGAGGGCGAGCCGTCCACGGCCTCGCTGTCGGTCAGGACCTTGGTGTTCTCGCCGTCGGCATCCATCACGAAGACCTCGTAGTTGCCGTTCCGGTTGCTCTCGAAGGCAATCTGGCTGCCGTCCGGGGAGAACGCAGCCAGCCCGTCGTTGTCCTGGTTGTTGGTCAGCCGGCGCTGGTTGGAGCCGTCGGCGTCCATCACGTAGATCTCGCGGTTGCCGTCCCGGTCGCTGTTGAACGCGATCTGGGAGCCGTCGGGGGACCAGTCGGGTGAGAAGTCCTCGGCGCTGTTGTCGGTCAGGCGCTTGGCGTTGGAGCCGTCGGCGTCCATGACGTAGATCTCGAAGTTGCCGTCCCGGTTGGTGTTGAAAGCGATCTTGTCGCCGTCGGGGGACCAGTCCGGCGAGGAGTCGACGCCGGAGGTGTTGGTGATCCTGGTGACGTTCGAGCCGTCGGCGTTCATGAAGAAGATGTCCTGGACCTGGCTGGTGGTGGCCTCGGTTTGGGGGTCTTCGTTGTCGCCGCCGCATGCGGACGAGACGAGCATCAGGGCGGCCGCCAGGCCCGCCGCCACTACCGATCCTCGACTTTTTCGCACAGGCCTACCTACCATCTGTCTACCAATGAAGGATCCGGGGCGGGGGCGGTGGAGGACCTTTAGGTCCTGTTCACCGGTGCTGATGCCTCCGCCACGGCCAGGGTGGACGTAACCGATTCCGATTCGGGCAGTGCACGCACCACCACTTCATCCAGAACACTATCGTAATCGGCCAGCCTTGAGGTGTAATCCCCGCTGTGGTCGGTTACCCCGACACCGGCCAGCGGGACCCCCATCGCAGTGAAATGCCGGGTGTAGGCGGGGTAGCCGTTGTACTTGGCGGCCTCGGCGGCCACCCGATCGACCGCGCCGTCGCCGATGGCGCAGCGCACGTAGCAGGCCAGCTCGGGCACGCCGTAGCGTCCCGAACGTTTTGCCCCCTGCGCCACCCGGGCCTTCGCCCACTCGATCCGTTCCGGGACCATCCAGTTGAGAAGGACGGTGTCGGCTACCTCGCCGGCCAGCCGGCACATCTGCGGGCCCATCGCGGCGACCCCGATCCGAAGATCCGGGCCCAGAAGGTCCCTCAGAGCCGCGACCGCCTCCCGGACGGCGCGGATCGGGGTGGGGGAGGACCCGGAACCGACGCCGAGGACCAGGCGATCCAGCGGGATCTCGAGCTCCCGCACGACCTCGGCGATCTCTTGCGGAGGACGGCGGTGCACTGCAACGACCCCGACTCCGACCCGCAGCCGGTCGCTCGCATCCGCCATGGCCGCGGCGGTCACTATCCCGTCGGCTCCGGGTGTGTCGTTGCTCCAGATGGATGAGTAGCCGAGCCGCTCGACCCGGGCGGCGATCTCCTGGGCTCTTTCGAGATCCTCTGTCGCCGGGATGGCGAATCCGCGGCGCACTTAGGGGAGGAGGTGCCCGGCTACCTCTGAGATAACCGGCCAGATGCGTTCGTCGTCCCGGGCCAGCTTGCCGAAGTCGTGCTCGATGCCGTGACGGTCCCAGGCAGTCCCGTTGGTCTCGACGCAGATCTTGGGGTCGTCATTCAGCAGGATGAACCAGAAGCGGTAGGCGGTGACGCCGAACGGGTCGGACTCTTTGACCGTGCGGAGGCGGTCGGCCGCTTCGGGGAAAAGCTCGAACCGGCTCTCCCAGACACCTCCGAAGCCGTCGGACGTGTCCAGGTAACCGTTCTGGCAGTCCCAGAAGAACTTTCCGAAGGAGGCGTTGAATGCGATGTGGGTCAAAAAGCCCGCGATGAAGCGGTAGACCGTGACCTCGTTGGTCGATGGCTTCAGCTTGGCCACCGGCGGGAGGTTGCAAAAGGCGCTCAGTTTGCGCATCGGCTCACGGGGGTCTTCGGCGTTGAAGAACTCGGACCAGAAGTCCGGCCAGTTCTTGAAGGTCTGGGAGCCGTTGGGGCGGCGGAAGTGGTACTGCACGCCGCCGAGACGGTTGAGCTCCAGGCGCTGGTAGGGCTGGAAGCCGGGGTCGAGGAGCAGCGACAGGCTGTCGTTCTGGCCGCCGCCCGGGTGGGTCTGGATGATCCGGGTCTTGGGGTAGCGCCGGACCATCTCGGCTGCGACCCGCCAGGAGGCGATCTCCAGAAGCTGGCGGCTGGGATGACGCGCAGAATATGAGGCCGGAATCGTCCGCCTCATGCCGTCATCCCTTCATTCCGAAGGGCAAACATCTCACTGGAACCATGCTGCGAACGGTTATCCGAGATGTCACTGTGTGACCCTTTCCGCTCTGTGCTCCTATCTATTAACTCACGCTGACGTTCTTTACACGTAACGTACTATTGGTTTCATCCCATGCGGTGTCCATTTTGCTCTCATCCCGAAGACCACGTTGTCGACTCGCGCATGGCCGAGGAAGGCCGAGCCATCCGCCGTCGACGCCAGTGCGAGAGCTGCGGTCAGCGGTACACCACCTACGAGCGTATCGAGGAGATCCCCCTCCTTGTCCAAAAGCGCTCCGGACAGCGTGAAGCATTCGACAAGGAAAAGCTAATTTCCGGCGTCCGCAAAGCGTGCAAAAACCGGCCGGTTTCCAACGACGATCTTGACAAGCTGGCCGAGGACGTCGTCGAGACCGTCAAGGAGGAGGGGAGCAGCGTGGTCATGAGCGCCGACCTCGGACTCCAGATCCTGGAGCGCCTGAGGGTACTGGACGACGTCGCCTACCTGCGCTTCGCCTCGGTCTACAAGGACTTTCAGGAGCTGAACGACTTCGAGAAGGAGCTGGGCCTGCTTCAAAAGAAGCTGCCGCCCAAGGAACGACCGGCCACACCTAAGACTTGAGCGAGCCGGTTCGGGTCCAGGTACTAAGGATGGACCCCGATATGCCGATGGTTCGCCCGGCCAAGCCGGGCGACGCAGGAGTCGACCTCAGGTCGACCGAAGCAATGACCATCGAGCCGGGGGCGCGCTGCCTGATTCCGACCGGCCTCGCCGTCGCCATACCCGAAGGCTACGCCGGGTTCGTCCAGCCCCGGTCGGGGATGGCAATCAACAAGGGACTCGGCCTTTTGAACTCTCCTGGACTGATCGACTCCGGCTACCGCGGCGAGCTAAAGGTCATCGCCATAAACCTGGGTTCCGGTGTGCTCACGATCGAGCGTGGGGACCGGATTGCGCAGTTGGTTATCCTCCCGGTGCCAGCCTTTTTGTACGAAGAGGTGACGGAACTTCCCGGTTCCGAACGGGGCGCCGGGGGCTTCGGCTCGACGGGGACCTAGACCCGAACTCTGGTGGCCTCCGTACCTCAAGGCTGCTAGGATGGAACTTCCCGCGGACGTGGCTCAGTTGGTAGAGCATCACCTTGCCAAGGTGAGGGTCGCCAGTTCGAATCTGGTCGTCCGCTCCAAAGCTTCAGGCGCAGGCGAGGAATTCTCCTCGGATTCCTCGCTTTAAACGCTCTAGTATCAATCTGAACCGCACCAGCGGTTTGCGCCGGCAGTCGTTGTCAAGGCTGTTGGTCACGCGGGAGTTCAGATGTCCGAGCCCAAGCCCAATCCGTGGCTTCCCCCTCGCTGGTTCATCCGGCTTGCCTGGTTCACCCATCGCCGCCTCTACCGCCTGACACGCGGGCGCCTGGGTCTATGGCGGCCGAAGCCCGACGCCTGGGGCGTCATGCGCCTAAACACCGTGGGGCGGCGGACCGGCCTTGAACGCAGCGTAATGGTCGGCTATTTCGAGGATGGGCCGAACCTCGTCACCCTGGCGATGAACGGCTGGGGAGAGGGCGAGCCGGCGTGGTGGCTGAACCTGCAGGCCCAGCCGGACATTCGCGTCGACCTGCCCGACGGGCCGCGCATGGTCACCGCCCGATCGGCCGCCGGC
The Actinomycetota bacterium genome window above contains:
- the dut gene encoding dUTP diphosphatase encodes the protein MSEPVRVQVLRMDPDMPMVRPAKPGDAGVDLRSTEAMTIEPGARCLIPTGLAVAIPEGYAGFVQPRSGMAINKGLGLLNSPGLIDSGYRGELKVIAINLGSGVLTIERGDRIAQLVILPVPAFLYEEVTELPGSERGAGGFGSTGT
- a CDS encoding nitroreductase/quinone reductase family protein; this translates as MSEPKPNPWLPPRWFIRLAWFTHRRLYRLTRGRLGLWRPKPDAWGVMRLNTVGRRTGLERSVMVGYFEDGPNLVTLAMNGWGEGEPAWWLNLQAQPDIRVDLPDGPRMVTARSAAGEERERLWSRWREIDKNLDAYATLRPTETAVVILEPRP